The following proteins come from a genomic window of Streptomyces sp. NBC_00539:
- the rsmH gene encoding 16S rRNA (cytosine(1402)-N(4))-methyltransferase RsmH, whose product MLQRCLDLLAPALERPGAVVVDCTLGLGGHSEALLTRFPEVHLIGLDRDKEALRLSGERLAPFGERATLVHAIYADLAEVLDGLGIPAVQGILFDLGVSSMQLDEADRGFAYAQDAPLDMRMDQTTGISAAEVLNTYAPGELVRILRQYGEEKQAKRIVSAIVRERGKEPFSNSARLVEVIREALPQAAKRTGGNPAKRTFQALRIEVNAELAGLERAIPAAVDRIAVGGRIAVLSYHSLEDRLVKQVFAAGAASTAPPGLPVVPERYQPKLKLLTRGAELPTEEEIAENRRAAPARFRGVERIREARL is encoded by the coding sequence CCGTGGTCGTCGACTGCACCCTCGGCCTCGGCGGCCACAGCGAGGCCCTCCTCACCCGGTTCCCCGAAGTCCACCTGATCGGCCTGGACCGCGACAAGGAGGCCCTGCGGCTCTCCGGCGAGCGGCTCGCGCCCTTCGGCGAGCGGGCCACCTTGGTCCACGCCATCTACGCCGACCTCGCCGAGGTGCTGGACGGCCTGGGCATCCCCGCCGTCCAGGGCATCCTCTTCGACCTCGGCGTCTCCTCCATGCAGCTCGACGAAGCCGACCGCGGGTTCGCGTACGCGCAGGACGCGCCGCTGGACATGCGGATGGACCAGACGACGGGCATCAGCGCCGCGGAGGTCCTCAACACGTACGCGCCCGGCGAGCTGGTCCGCATCCTGCGCCAGTACGGCGAGGAGAAGCAGGCCAAGCGCATCGTCTCGGCGATCGTGCGCGAGCGCGGGAAGGAACCGTTCTCGAACAGCGCCCGGCTGGTCGAGGTGATCCGCGAGGCGCTGCCGCAGGCGGCGAAGCGTACGGGCGGCAACCCGGCGAAGCGGACCTTCCAGGCCCTGCGGATCGAGGTCAACGCCGAGCTGGCCGGGCTGGAGCGGGCCATTCCCGCGGCCGTGGACCGGATCGCGGTCGGCGGCCGGATCGCGGTGCTGTCGTACCACTCGCTGGAGGACCGGCTCGTGAAGCAGGTCTTCGCCGCGGGCGCGGCCTCCACCGCGCCGCCGGGGCTGCCGGTCGTGCCGGAGCGGTACCAGCCGAAGCTGAAACTGCTCACGCGCGGTGCGGAGCTCCCGACGGAGGAGGAGATCGCCGAGAACCGGCGGGCCGCCCCGGCGCGCTTCCGCGGGGTCGAACGCATCCGGGAGGCGCGACTGTGA
- a CDS encoding peptidoglycan D,D-transpeptidase FtsI family protein translates to MSPQVPRRREPGFPRARATGRPGAPRTPHTIRLGSPKPRLRLVSVALTLVMLAFVVRLLQVQAVDASAYSAKASENRFASYTLAAERGEITDRKGVALATSVDAYDITADPKMFTPQESKAPDAPQQAAALLAPILGKDAKEIAGRLATKNSRYVVLARRQTPQVWNQIKDLQKVFADKAAADRKNNGPGANVLAGVFKEDSSKRVYPNGDLAAGILGYVNADGKGGGGLESALDRKLAGKDGELTYAQSGGRRVPTAGSSEKPAVPGEDIELTIDRDIQWAAQSAITEQVEKSGADRGYVIVQDTRTGEVLAMANAPGFDPNDLSKARSTAMGNAALQDVYEPGSTAKVMSMAAVLEEKKATPQTHVEVPNRLHRGDRLFKDDIDHPTWYLTLNGVLAKSSNIGTILATGQLGSTQTEANKVLYSYLNKFGIGQPTGLNYPGESRGILAKPEDWSTSQQFTIPFGQGLSLNAMQAASVYSTIANDGVRIEPTLVRGTKGPDGRFTPAKAPGQTRVVSKETAKTLAQMLESVVDDQEGTGTKARIPGYRVGGKTGTSNRVDPATGRYKGYTASFAGFAPADNPRITVYCAIQNPTKGSYFGGQICGPIYKKVMEFALKTLQVAPTGTAPAGLPVTYDVAPPPAPQPTPRTGPQPGQ, encoded by the coding sequence GTGAGCCCGCAGGTGCCGCGGCGGCGGGAGCCCGGCTTCCCGCGGGCGCGGGCCACGGGCCGCCCCGGAGCCCCACGCACACCGCACACCATCCGCCTCGGCAGCCCCAAGCCCCGGCTGCGCCTGGTCAGCGTGGCCCTGACCCTCGTGATGCTCGCCTTCGTCGTCCGGCTCCTCCAGGTCCAGGCCGTCGACGCCTCCGCGTACTCCGCCAAGGCCTCCGAGAACCGCTTCGCCAGCTACACCCTGGCCGCCGAGCGCGGGGAGATCACCGACCGCAAGGGCGTGGCCCTGGCCACCAGCGTCGACGCGTACGACATCACCGCCGACCCGAAGATGTTCACCCCGCAGGAGAGCAAGGCCCCCGACGCCCCGCAGCAGGCCGCCGCCCTCCTCGCGCCGATCCTGGGCAAGGACGCCAAGGAGATCGCGGGCCGGCTGGCGACCAAGAACAGCCGCTACGTCGTCCTCGCCCGCCGCCAGACCCCCCAGGTCTGGAACCAGATCAAGGACCTCCAGAAGGTCTTCGCCGACAAGGCGGCCGCCGACCGGAAGAACAACGGACCCGGCGCCAACGTCCTGGCCGGCGTGTTCAAGGAGGACAGCAGCAAGCGCGTGTACCCGAACGGCGACCTGGCCGCCGGGATACTGGGTTACGTCAACGCCGACGGCAAGGGCGGCGGCGGTCTGGAGTCCGCCCTCGACAGGAAGCTGGCCGGCAAGGACGGCGAACTGACCTACGCCCAGTCCGGCGGCCGCCGCGTCCCCACCGCCGGATCCAGCGAGAAGCCCGCCGTACCCGGCGAGGACATCGAACTGACCATCGACCGCGACATCCAGTGGGCCGCGCAGAGCGCGATCACCGAGCAGGTCGAGAAGTCCGGCGCCGACCGCGGCTACGTCATCGTCCAGGACACCCGCACCGGCGAGGTGCTGGCCATGGCCAACGCCCCCGGCTTCGACCCCAACGACCTCAGCAAGGCCCGCTCCACCGCCATGGGCAACGCGGCCCTCCAGGACGTCTACGAGCCCGGCTCCACCGCGAAGGTGATGTCGATGGCCGCCGTACTGGAGGAGAAGAAGGCAACGCCGCAGACGCACGTCGAGGTCCCCAACCGGCTCCACCGCGGTGACCGGCTCTTCAAGGACGACATCGACCACCCCACCTGGTACCTGACCCTCAACGGGGTCCTCGCCAAGTCCTCGAACATCGGCACGATCCTGGCCACCGGCCAGCTCGGCAGCACCCAGACCGAGGCCAACAAGGTCCTCTACTCCTACCTGAACAAGTTCGGCATCGGGCAGCCCACCGGCCTGAACTACCCGGGCGAATCCCGCGGCATCCTGGCCAAGCCCGAGGACTGGTCCACCTCGCAGCAGTTCACGATCCCCTTCGGCCAGGGCCTCTCCCTCAACGCCATGCAAGCGGCCTCGGTGTACTCCACGATCGCCAACGACGGGGTGCGGATCGAGCCGACCCTGGTGCGCGGCACCAAGGGCCCCGACGGCCGCTTCACCCCGGCGAAGGCGCCCGGGCAGACCCGCGTCGTCAGCAAGGAGACCGCCAAGACCCTCGCGCAGATGCTCGAATCCGTGGTCGACGACCAGGAGGGCACCGGCACCAAGGCGCGGATCCCCGGCTACCGGGTCGGCGGCAAGACCGGCACCTCCAACCGGGTGGATCCGGCCACCGGCCGCTACAAGGGCTACACCGCCTCCTTCGCCGGCTTCGCACCCGCCGACAACCCGCGGATCACCGTCTACTGCGCCATCCAGAACCCCACCAAGGGCAGCTATTTCGGCGGCCAGATCTGCGGACCGATCTACAAGAAGGTCATGGAGTTCGCCCTCAAGACCCTCCAGGTCGCCCCCACCGGAACCGCCCCCGCCGGGCTGCCCGTCACCTATGACGTCGCGCCCCCGCCGGCCCCGCAGCCCACACCCCGGACGGGCCCGCAGCCCGGCCAGTGA
- a CDS encoding UDP-N-acetylmuramoyl-L-alanyl-D-glutamate--2,6-diaminopimelate ligase, whose translation MTTITPKPGNQSPADAAAGPSLREGPATPGTLTAVSHADQPRTPQKDAPAAPPGAPRPVSARPTPLGELAELLGVRASGAAPTVEKTRITGITHDSRAVRPGDLYAALPGAKLHGADFAAQAAGLGAVAVLTDPAGAERAAATGLPVLAVADPRGRMGELAAEIYGRPGEALLQLGITGTSGKTTTAYLIEGGLRGAGRSTGLVGTVEMRIGDERIKSERTTPEATDLQALFAVMRERGVEAVTMEVSSHALVLGRVDGCVFDVAVFNNLSPEHMEFHSDMEDYFQAKAQLFTERRARLAVVNADDEYGRRLAKEATIPVVTFSASGDPAADWRAEDVVLGAADSTLTLLGPGGQRVRATAPLPGPFNVANTVAAIVTLAAAGVDPQTAADGVAAVPGVPGRLERVEAGQPFLAVVDYAHKTDAVESVLRALREVTRGKLHIVLGCGGDRDTTKRAPMGAAAARFADTAILTSDNPRSEDPLAILAAMFEGAVSVPPAERGAVLVDADRAAAIAAAVARARPGDTVLVAGKGHEQGQDTAGVVRPFDDRAVLRAAIERQQQADQAEVTP comes from the coding sequence GTGACAACGATCACCCCGAAACCCGGGAACCAGTCGCCCGCCGACGCCGCGGCCGGGCCCTCGCTTCGCGAGGGGCCCGCCACGCCCGGTACGCTCACCGCCGTGTCCCACGCTGATCAGCCCAGAACGCCCCAGAAAGACGCCCCGGCAGCGCCGCCGGGAGCACCCCGGCCCGTCTCCGCCCGCCCGACCCCGCTGGGCGAGCTGGCGGAGCTGCTGGGCGTGCGCGCATCAGGAGCCGCCCCGACCGTGGAGAAGACGCGGATCACCGGCATCACGCACGACTCCCGTGCCGTGCGCCCCGGTGACCTGTACGCGGCCCTGCCCGGAGCCAAACTGCACGGGGCGGACTTCGCCGCCCAGGCGGCCGGCCTCGGCGCCGTCGCCGTGCTGACCGACCCGGCGGGCGCCGAACGCGCCGCCGCGACGGGACTGCCGGTGCTCGCCGTCGCCGACCCGCGCGGCCGGATGGGCGAGCTCGCCGCCGAGATCTACGGCCGGCCCGGCGAGGCCCTGCTCCAGCTCGGCATCACCGGCACCTCCGGCAAGACCACCACCGCCTACCTCATCGAGGGCGGCCTGCGCGGCGCCGGACGCTCGACGGGCCTGGTCGGCACCGTGGAGATGCGCATCGGGGACGAACGCATCAAGTCCGAGCGCACCACTCCCGAAGCCACCGACCTCCAGGCCCTCTTCGCCGTCATGCGCGAACGCGGGGTCGAGGCCGTGACCATGGAGGTCTCCAGCCACGCGCTGGTGCTCGGCCGGGTCGACGGCTGCGTCTTCGACGTCGCCGTCTTCAACAACCTGAGCCCCGAGCACATGGAGTTCCACTCCGACATGGAGGACTACTTCCAGGCCAAGGCGCAGCTCTTCACCGAGCGCCGCGCCCGCCTGGCAGTGGTCAACGCCGACGACGAGTACGGGCGCCGCCTGGCCAAGGAGGCGACGATCCCGGTCGTCACCTTCTCCGCCTCGGGCGACCCCGCCGCCGACTGGCGCGCCGAGGACGTGGTCCTGGGCGCCGCCGACTCCACGCTCACCCTGCTGGGCCCGGGCGGACAGCGCGTACGGGCCACCGCCCCGCTGCCCGGCCCGTTCAACGTCGCCAACACCGTCGCCGCGATCGTCACGCTCGCCGCCGCCGGCGTCGACCCGCAGACCGCCGCCGACGGCGTCGCCGCCGTCCCCGGGGTACCGGGCCGACTGGAACGGGTCGAAGCGGGACAGCCGTTCCTGGCCGTCGTGGACTACGCGCACAAGACGGACGCCGTCGAATCGGTGCTGCGGGCGCTGCGCGAGGTCACCCGGGGCAAGCTGCACATCGTCCTCGGCTGCGGCGGCGACCGCGACACCACCAAGCGCGCCCCGATGGGCGCCGCGGCCGCCCGCTTCGCCGACACCGCGATCCTGACCTCCGACAACCCGCGCTCGGAGGACCCCCTCGCCATCCTCGCCGCGATGTTCGAAGGCGCCGTCTCCGTACCGCCCGCCGAACGCGGCGCCGTCCTGGTCGACGCCGACCGGGCCGCGGCCATCGCCGCCGCAGTGGCGCGCGCCCGGCCCGGTGACACCGTCCTGGTGGCCGGCAAGGGCCACGAGCAGGGCCAGGACACCGCAGGCGTCGTCCGTCCCTTCGACGACCGCGCGGTGCTCCGCGCCGCCATCGAACGCCAACAGCAGGCCGACCAGGCCGAGGTGACCCCGTGA